In one Spirosoma rigui genomic region, the following are encoded:
- a CDS encoding STAS domain-containing protein translates to MDHIPILKMGQFLLVTVQVDLYDRLALDLESDLINRITQTNARGVLIDISAVSIIDSFMGRIISNIAGMARILDAATVVVGMQPAVAITLVELGLSLSGIYTALNVEKGIDLLRSKTGAVNEVSNYVEPTND, encoded by the coding sequence ATGGATCATATCCCTATTCTAAAAATGGGCCAGTTCCTGCTGGTTACCGTACAGGTTGACCTGTACGACCGGCTGGCGCTCGATCTGGAGTCGGACTTAATCAACAGGATCACGCAGACCAACGCCCGGGGGGTTCTGATCGATATTTCAGCCGTATCCATTATCGATTCATTTATGGGCCGCATCATCAGCAATATCGCGGGCATGGCCCGGATTCTGGATGCGGCTACCGTTGTCGTTGGCATGCAGCCAGCGGTGGCCATCACACTGGTGGAATTGGGGTTGTCCTTGTCGGGGATTTATACAGCCCTGAATGTGGAGAAAGGTATTGACCTGTTGCGCAGCAAAACGGGAGCCGTCAACGAGGTCAGTAACTATGTCGAGCCAACCAACGATTGA
- a CDS encoding anti-sigma regulatory factor yields the protein MSSQPTIDVTTSETLSIRQESDVIQLTNHIRQQVLLLGMSALNQTKLSTAASELARNMLIHGGGGTVQLEQISRGEQTGMRLYFADDGPGIADIERAMQSGYTTGTGMGLGLPGAKRLSDEFQLISKPGEGTRVTIIKWTND from the coding sequence ATGTCGAGCCAACCAACGATTGACGTAACAACCAGCGAAACACTCAGTATCCGGCAGGAGAGTGATGTGATTCAGCTAACCAATCATATTCGCCAGCAGGTACTCCTGCTTGGTATGAGCGCCCTCAACCAGACAAAGCTTAGTACGGCCGCCAGTGAACTGGCCCGCAACATGCTCATACACGGCGGGGGCGGGACCGTACAACTCGAACAGATAAGCCGGGGTGAGCAAACGGGTATGCGTCTGTATTTCGCGGACGACGGCCCTGGCATTGCCGACATCGAACGGGCTATGCAATCGGGCTACACCACCGGCACCGGTATGGGCCTGGGCCTGCCCGGTGCCAAACGGCTATCCGACGAATTTCAACTAATCAGCAAGCCGGGCGAAGGAACCCGGGTAACGATTATCAAATGGACCAATGACTGA
- a CDS encoding SpoIIE family protein phosphatase yields MTDSLHRSYPVVDRSYVSIIKRDVRALAKEMDFPLNKISELDIIIAELSSNLVKYAQAGELLIRALPDAGSPGIEIISADSGPGMIDTNRMMMDGVSTGGSLGQGLGAIGRLADFFQLYSLPGRLTIGLIRVFRKMPVPTPITPLAGVQALLVSKVDQTPCGDGFYCKLTSTALRMFLGDGLGHGPAAHQAVEQATRTMARQNENSPAGWLTAIHRAAIGTRGLVGTAAVFDFGSRKWTVCGVGNIRTQLYGQGYTKSYAAQNGILGYNMPRTLQEQELPYEPGQCLAMASDGIQSRWNPARYPNAIRFDPMVLAAAIYKEYGRQNDDMSVAIARIY; encoded by the coding sequence ATGACTGATTCTCTCCATCGATCGTATCCGGTTGTTGACCGCAGTTATGTTTCCATCATAAAACGTGACGTTCGGGCGCTGGCGAAAGAGATGGACTTTCCGCTGAATAAGATTAGTGAACTCGATATCATTATTGCTGAACTGAGCTCGAATTTAGTCAAGTATGCACAGGCGGGGGAGTTGCTGATACGGGCGCTACCGGACGCTGGCAGTCCCGGAATCGAAATTATCAGCGCTGATAGCGGTCCCGGCATGATCGACACCAACCGGATGATGATGGACGGCGTGTCGACGGGTGGGTCGCTGGGGCAGGGGTTGGGTGCTATTGGGCGGCTGGCCGATTTTTTTCAGTTGTATTCCCTGCCCGGCCGGCTGACAATCGGGCTGATACGGGTTTTTCGGAAAATGCCCGTTCCAACGCCGATAACCCCGCTGGCCGGCGTTCAGGCGCTGCTGGTGTCGAAAGTGGACCAAACGCCTTGTGGTGATGGCTTTTATTGCAAACTGACCAGTACGGCGCTGCGTATGTTTCTCGGTGACGGACTTGGCCACGGTCCCGCGGCCCACCAGGCTGTTGAACAGGCCACCCGGACTATGGCCCGGCAAAACGAAAATAGTCCCGCCGGTTGGCTGACGGCCATTCACCGGGCTGCCATTGGCACGCGTGGGCTGGTTGGTACGGCGGCTGTTTTCGACTTCGGCAGCCGGAAGTGGACGGTATGTGGGGTTGGGAACATCCGGACCCAGCTTTACGGGCAGGGCTATACCAAAAGCTACGCGGCCCAGAACGGTATTCTGGGGTATAACATGCCCAGGACACTACAGGAACAGGAATTGCCCTATGAGCCGGGGCAGTGTCTGGCAATGGCTTCCGATGGAATCCAGAGCCGCTGGAACCCGGCCCGGTACCCTAATGCAATCCGCTTTGACCCTATGGTTCTGGCGGCTGCTATTTATAAAGAGTATGGTCGGCAAAACGACGACATGTCGGTTGCCATTGCCCGGATCTATTGA
- a CDS encoding FKBP-type peptidyl-prolyl cis-trans isomerase translates to MKFNQWMFAGLVSAVFIGGSATAQTKKPVAKKPVAGTKATSAKPTTGSSIVSSQDSISYSIGMFMAQSLKQQGMTDLNNALIQRGMDDALKGQKTLLTIDQAGDVMNTFQQKQYAVRNAEAMKVSAENKKTGNTFLAENKTKPGVTTTASGLQYSIEKEGTGAKPTATDRVKVHYTGRLLDGTVFDSSVERKTPAEFGVNEVIKGWTEALQLMPVGSKWKLYIPSELAYGDRGAGQDIKPGSTLMFDVELLDIIKQ, encoded by the coding sequence ATGAAGTTCAACCAATGGATGTTTGCCGGTCTTGTTTCGGCCGTTTTTATCGGTGGCTCCGCTACCGCACAAACAAAAAAGCCTGTCGCTAAAAAACCCGTTGCAGGCACAAAAGCTACTTCCGCAAAACCAACGACCGGCAGTTCCATCGTATCATCGCAGGATTCTATCAGCTATAGCATTGGTATGTTCATGGCCCAGAGCTTGAAACAGCAGGGTATGACCGATCTGAACAACGCCCTGATTCAGCGCGGCATGGACGATGCCCTGAAAGGTCAGAAGACACTGCTTACCATCGACCAGGCCGGCGATGTGATGAACACCTTCCAGCAGAAACAGTACGCCGTTCGTAATGCGGAGGCCATGAAAGTATCAGCCGAAAACAAAAAAACGGGCAACACCTTCCTGGCTGAAAATAAAACAAAACCGGGTGTGACGACCACAGCCAGCGGTTTACAATATTCGATTGAAAAAGAAGGTACGGGCGCTAAACCAACCGCCACCGATCGGGTTAAAGTACATTATACCGGCCGGTTGCTGGACGGGACGGTGTTCGATAGCTCGGTAGAGCGTAAGACACCCGCCGAATTTGGTGTCAACGAGGTCATTAAGGGTTGGACCGAAGCGTTACAACTGATGCCCGTTGGCTCAAAATGGAAGCTTTACATTCCGTCAGAACTGGCCTACGGCGACCGGGGTGCGGGGCAGGATATCAAACCCGGCTCAACACTTATGTTCGACGTGGAGTTGCTGGACATAATCAAACAATAA
- a CDS encoding DUF4136 domain-containing protein, translating into MKIKAIITSLFVAGTLASCAPAITVKYDYDPKVNVRQFATYRIEADRTRNADPIVGSNLNQRRIADALDQSLKARGYKPVTQGEADLVVRFFMDSKDKQQIQSNNMYSPYSWWYGGGGNTYSRQYEENRVVINVSDARTNDIIWQGWATGQLNNRNKERERDQAFRETVTSIMKNFPESAGQDYGAAR; encoded by the coding sequence ATGAAGATCAAAGCAATAATCACCAGTCTGTTTGTCGCCGGTACGCTGGCGTCCTGCGCGCCGGCCATCACGGTCAAATACGACTACGACCCGAAGGTTAACGTTCGGCAGTTCGCGACCTACCGTATCGAAGCTGACCGCACCCGCAACGCTGACCCCATCGTGGGCAGCAACCTGAACCAGCGCCGGATTGCCGACGCGTTGGACCAATCGCTCAAAGCCCGCGGCTACAAACCGGTTACGCAGGGTGAAGCCGATCTTGTTGTTCGGTTCTTTATGGACTCGAAAGACAAGCAGCAAATTCAGTCGAACAACATGTATTCGCCCTATTCGTGGTGGTACGGTGGCGGTGGCAACACCTACTCACGCCAGTATGAAGAGAATCGCGTAGTGATCAACGTGTCGGATGCCCGCACCAATGATATCATCTGGCAGGGTTGGGCTACGGGTCAGCTGAACAACCGGAACAAAGAGCGGGAGCGCGATCAGGCATTCCGCGAAACGGTGACCAGCATCATGAAAAATTTCCCTGAAAGTGCAGGACAGGATTACGGCGCAGCCCGCTAA
- a CDS encoding STAS domain-containing protein: protein MDQSLTGTLRQKKNQILTLWMRNQLADGGLRDDLMTNEDLRSQSSEILDCLFDTVTDDTLTQPDSPMLSPLIDQLSRISMSRARQGFTPRETGTYIFSLKDALLEVMQNERRDDYPQLLSDILKISKFVDSLGIVTFETFIQGREEVIMRQTDEMTEISTPVVQIWDGILAMPLIGTLDSSRALVVMENLLQEIVRTGSDIAILDISGVPTVDSMVAQHLIKTVNATRLMGAECIISGIRPEIAQTIVHLGIDLSHVVTKSSLSSALKHAFKTQRIEVTKAGTSSF, encoded by the coding sequence ATGGATCAATCGCTCACCGGCACCTTACGCCAGAAGAAAAATCAAATCTTAACGCTATGGATGCGGAATCAACTGGCAGATGGTGGTTTGCGTGACGATCTGATGACTAATGAAGACCTCCGGTCGCAGTCGTCGGAGATTCTGGATTGTCTGTTCGATACCGTTACGGACGACACGCTGACCCAGCCCGACTCGCCGATGCTCAGCCCGCTGATCGATCAGCTCAGTCGTATCTCCATGTCGCGGGCCCGTCAAGGGTTTACGCCCCGCGAAACCGGCACGTACATATTCAGCCTAAAAGATGCGCTGCTGGAAGTCATGCAGAACGAGCGCCGGGACGATTACCCGCAGCTGCTGTCCGATATTCTGAAGATCAGTAAATTTGTCGATAGTCTCGGTATCGTTACGTTCGAAACTTTCATTCAGGGACGTGAAGAGGTTATCATGCGCCAGACCGACGAGATGACGGAGATATCGACGCCCGTTGTTCAAATCTGGGACGGTATTCTGGCCATGCCCCTGATTGGGACGCTGGATAGCTCCCGGGCGCTGGTAGTCATGGAAAACCTGTTGCAGGAAATTGTCCGGACGGGTAGCGACATTGCAATCCTCGACATTTCGGGTGTGCCCACCGTTGACTCGATGGTAGCTCAGCACCTGATTAAAACGGTTAATGCGACGCGCCTGATGGGTGCCGAATGCATCATCAGCGGCATACGGCCCGAAATCGCCCAAACCATTGTTCACCTGGGCATCGACCTGTCGCACGTCGTTACCAAGTCGTCACTGTCCAGTGCGCTCAAGCATGCCTTCAAAACGCAGCGCATTGAAGTAACCAAAGCAGGGACCAGCTCGTTCTAA
- the atpA gene encoding F0F1 ATP synthase subunit alpha, with translation MESVRPDEISAILRQQLAGTQTEAELEEVGTVLQIGDGVARIYGLSKVQAGELLSFDNGLQAMALNLEEDNVGAVLLGDYSEVKEGDTVKRTDQIAYVSVGDGILGRVVNTLGLPIDGLGPIQGELFSMPLERKAPGVIYRQPVTEPLQTGIKSIDAMIPIGRGQRELIIGDRQTGKTAVAIDTIINQKEFFDKGEPVFCIYVACGQKASTVKQVEQTLRKAGAMDYTVIVAANASDPSPMQFFAPFTGAAIGEYFRDTGRPALVVYDDLSKQAVAYREVSLLLRRPPGREAYPGDVFYLHSRLLERAAKINSNDEIAKNMNDLPPSLKDRVKGGGSLTALPIIETQAGDVSAYIPTNVISITDGQIFLESNLFNAGIRPAINVGISVSRVGGNAQIKSMKKVSGTLKLDQAQFRELEAFAKFGSDLDASTKLTIERGRRNQEILKQPQYSPVTVEQQVAIIYASVNGLLDKVPVNRVKEFETNLAMVLSAQHQNVLNDLRAGKLTDEATGTLKKVVADLAAQYA, from the coding sequence ATGGAATCCGTAAGACCCGACGAGATCTCGGCCATCCTGCGTCAGCAGTTAGCAGGTACGCAAACCGAGGCTGAACTCGAAGAAGTCGGTACGGTGCTGCAAATCGGCGACGGCGTAGCGCGTATCTACGGCCTCTCGAAAGTGCAGGCCGGCGAGTTGCTGTCGTTCGACAATGGGCTTCAGGCTATGGCGCTGAACCTCGAAGAAGACAACGTAGGTGCCGTATTGCTCGGCGACTATTCGGAGGTTAAAGAAGGCGATACCGTTAAGCGTACCGACCAGATTGCTTACGTAAGCGTAGGGGACGGTATTCTTGGCCGCGTGGTTAACACGCTTGGTTTGCCCATCGACGGGTTAGGCCCCATCCAGGGTGAACTCTTCTCGATGCCACTGGAGCGTAAGGCACCGGGCGTAATTTACCGCCAGCCGGTAACCGAGCCGTTGCAAACGGGTATCAAATCCATTGATGCCATGATTCCCATCGGCCGGGGTCAGCGCGAGCTGATCATCGGTGACCGCCAGACGGGTAAAACTGCCGTGGCGATCGATACGATCATCAATCAAAAGGAGTTCTTCGACAAGGGAGAGCCTGTGTTCTGTATCTACGTAGCCTGCGGCCAGAAAGCATCGACGGTGAAACAGGTGGAGCAGACGCTGCGCAAAGCCGGTGCCATGGACTACACGGTAATCGTGGCTGCCAACGCGTCGGACCCGTCGCCCATGCAGTTCTTCGCGCCATTTACGGGTGCCGCCATTGGTGAGTACTTCCGCGATACGGGTCGTCCGGCCTTGGTCGTTTATGACGATCTGTCGAAACAGGCTGTTGCATACCGCGAGGTGTCGCTGCTGCTGCGCCGGCCACCGGGCCGTGAGGCTTACCCCGGTGACGTTTTCTACCTGCACAGCCGTCTGCTGGAGCGGGCCGCCAAAATCAACTCGAACGACGAGATCGCCAAGAACATGAACGACCTGCCACCAAGTCTGAAAGACCGGGTGAAAGGGGGCGGTTCATTGACGGCGCTGCCGATCATCGAAACCCAGGCGGGTGACGTATCGGCCTATATCCCGACCAACGTAATCTCGATTACCGACGGTCAGATCTTCCTGGAGTCGAACCTGTTCAACGCCGGTATCCGGCCTGCCATCAACGTTGGTATTTCGGTATCGCGGGTGGGTGGTAACGCGCAGATCAAGTCGATGAAGAAAGTATCCGGTACCCTGAAACTCGATCAGGCCCAGTTCCGCGAGCTCGAAGCGTTTGCCAAGTTTGGCTCGGACCTCGACGCATCGACGAAGCTGACCATCGAACGGGGCCGTCGGAACCAGGAGATCCTGAAGCAGCCGCAGTATTCGCCGGTAACGGTAGAGCAGCAGGTGGCAATCATCTACGCGTCGGTAAACGGTCTGCTCGACAAAGTACCCGTTAACCGGGTGAAGGAGTTTGAAACGAATCTGGCAATGGTTCTGAGCGCGCAGCATCAGAACGTGCTAAACGATCTGCGGGCTGGCAAACTGACCGACGAAGCTACGGGCACGCTCAAGAAAGTAGTCGCTGACCTGGCGGCTCAATACGCATAA
- a CDS encoding carboxy terminal-processing peptidase: MKKYLVTLVPVLMLSLQPDLPSNGAPGNGSALRSTPVTAAGDDLKPSVSQEKVETLVAKLLTTYHYRKVKLNDSLSSVVWDNYLKEVDNNKTYFLASDVAGFEKYRYQIDDALINGDLTAAYDIYNVFRKRYQERAEFIKQEIKKPFVFTADETFNTDREKAAWPKTIEEQNDLWRKILKNQALELKLGNRKDSVVTATMNQRYANLDKAINRIKSADVFQLYMNSFAEALDPHTNYLSPTNADRFNQEMSQSLEGIGAMLQEDGEYIKITNVLPGGPAFKSNLLKTNDKIAGVAQGDNGAIVNTMNWQVDEVVKLIKGPKGTVVRLQVISPNALAGAPPKEIRLVREKIKLEEQRAKKEVIEVTDNGKAFKIGVINVPMFYRDFEGARKREEGFSSTTSDVKKFIEELKTEKVDGIVIDLRDNGGGSLTEAIDLTGLFIPKGPVVQVKESTGETEVYSDKDGGTVVYDGPMAVLVNRFSASASEIFAAAIQDYKRGIIVGGQTFGKGTVQTLIDLNQWLPKEPEKVGQVKMTIQKFYRINGSSTQHKGVTPDVELPSAFSAEEYGESSQPSALPWDQINSTRYDMSRGIDDKVLSRLRARFDQRLKSDPELKQLAQDLTEFKKAKENTTVSLLESKRRKEREEAERKRSAASKVSQMSAPVDETGTPTPEATKKKKDLYLNEAGLVLADYILAQK, encoded by the coding sequence ATGAAAAAGTATCTGGTAACCCTTGTGCCCGTGCTGATGCTGAGCCTTCAGCCGGATTTACCGTCGAATGGTGCTCCCGGCAACGGATCGGCTCTTCGTTCGACGCCTGTCACCGCAGCCGGCGACGATCTGAAGCCGTCGGTCTCGCAGGAGAAGGTCGAAACGCTGGTGGCCAAGTTACTGACCACCTACCACTACCGTAAAGTGAAGCTCAACGATTCGCTGTCATCGGTGGTGTGGGATAACTACCTGAAGGAAGTCGACAACAACAAAACCTACTTTCTGGCCTCAGACGTAGCGGGTTTTGAGAAATATCGCTACCAGATTGATGACGCCCTCATCAACGGCGACCTGACAGCTGCGTATGACATTTATAATGTCTTCCGTAAGCGGTATCAGGAGCGGGCTGAATTCATCAAACAGGAAATCAAAAAGCCGTTCGTTTTTACGGCTGATGAGACCTTCAATACCGATCGCGAAAAAGCGGCTTGGCCTAAAACGATTGAGGAGCAGAACGACCTTTGGCGCAAGATCCTGAAAAATCAGGCGCTCGAACTCAAGCTCGGCAATCGGAAAGACAGCGTAGTGACGGCCACGATGAACCAGCGGTATGCGAACCTCGATAAGGCTATCAACCGGATCAAGAGCGCCGACGTGTTCCAGTTGTACATGAACTCGTTTGCCGAAGCCCTCGACCCGCACACGAACTACCTCTCGCCAACGAATGCCGATCGGTTCAATCAGGAGATGAGCCAATCTCTGGAAGGGATTGGTGCTATGCTGCAGGAAGACGGTGAGTACATCAAGATCACGAACGTACTTCCCGGTGGTCCGGCCTTCAAGAGCAATTTGCTGAAGACCAACGACAAGATCGCGGGGGTAGCGCAGGGCGACAACGGTGCTATTGTAAACACCATGAACTGGCAGGTCGATGAGGTAGTAAAGCTCATCAAAGGCCCTAAAGGAACCGTTGTTCGGTTGCAGGTGATTTCGCCCAACGCCCTGGCGGGTGCGCCACCGAAAGAAATCCGGCTGGTTCGGGAGAAGATCAAGCTCGAAGAACAGCGCGCCAAGAAAGAAGTCATTGAAGTAACGGACAATGGTAAGGCCTTTAAAATCGGGGTCATCAACGTACCAATGTTCTACCGTGACTTTGAAGGGGCCCGCAAACGGGAAGAAGGGTTCAGCAGCACAACGAGCGACGTGAAGAAGTTCATTGAAGAGCTGAAAACCGAAAAGGTAGATGGCATTGTGATCGACCTGCGTGATAACGGCGGTGGTTCGTTGACCGAAGCTATCGACCTGACGGGGCTGTTTATTCCGAAGGGACCCGTGGTTCAGGTAAAAGAATCGACCGGCGAAACGGAAGTGTATTCTGATAAAGACGGAGGCACGGTGGTATACGACGGTCCGATGGCCGTACTGGTAAACCGCTTTAGTGCGTCGGCGTCGGAGATTTTCGCAGCTGCCATTCAGGACTACAAACGGGGTATCATTGTAGGCGGCCAGACCTTCGGTAAAGGCACGGTTCAAACGCTGATTGACCTCAACCAGTGGCTGCCCAAAGAGCCAGAGAAAGTGGGTCAGGTCAAAATGACGATCCAGAAGTTCTACCGGATCAACGGCAGCAGCACCCAGCACAAAGGCGTGACGCCGGACGTTGAATTACCTTCTGCCTTCTCGGCCGAAGAATACGGTGAAAGCTCGCAGCCAAGTGCCCTGCCCTGGGATCAGATCAACTCAACGCGATACGACATGTCGCGCGGGATCGACGACAAAGTGCTGAGCCGCCTGCGGGCCCGCTTCGACCAACGGTTGAAATCGGACCCTGAGCTGAAACAGCTGGCGCAGGATCTGACCGAGTTCAAGAAGGCGAAAGAGAACACTACGGTTTCACTGCTGGAGTCGAAGCGCCGGAAAGAGCGGGAAGAAGCCGAACGCAAACGGTCGGCCGCCAGCAAGGTATCGCAGATGTCGGCTCCGGTCGATGAAACCGGTACGCCAACGCCCGAAGCCACCAAGAAGAAAAAAGACCTGTACCTCAATGAGGCAGGTCTGGTACTGGCCGATTACATTCTGGCCCAGAAATAA
- the atpG gene encoding ATP synthase F1 subunit gamma: MASLKEVRARISSINSTQQITKAMKMVAAAKLRRAQDNITQLRPYAQKLSQMLGTVSAGAETAAESPYKQTRAVGRALIIVITSDRGLCGAFNTNAVKAALVLIDEKYAAQARSGNVEIMAIGKKGAEAFMRRGFTVNTNHVDAFGSLSFNTVKAAAEEAMSGFASGRYDVVDIVYNEFKNAAMQIVRTEQMLPIVATPVVGTTAAINYSFEPTEAEIITELIPKTLKTQLYKAVLDSNASEHGARMTAMDKATDNAGELLKELRLIYNRTRQAAITTEILEIVGGAEALASA; the protein is encoded by the coding sequence ATGGCCTCTCTCAAAGAAGTACGCGCCCGGATTTCCTCGATTAACTCGACCCAGCAGATCACCAAAGCCATGAAAATGGTGGCGGCTGCGAAGTTGCGCCGGGCACAGGACAATATCACGCAGCTTCGGCCCTACGCCCAGAAGCTAAGCCAGATGCTCGGTACGGTTTCGGCCGGCGCCGAAACGGCGGCAGAAAGTCCGTATAAGCAGACACGAGCCGTTGGTCGGGCACTGATCATCGTTATCACCTCCGACCGGGGTCTTTGCGGGGCGTTCAACACCAACGCCGTAAAAGCGGCCCTCGTGTTGATCGATGAGAAGTACGCTGCACAGGCTCGTTCGGGTAACGTCGAAATCATGGCTATTGGTAAGAAAGGCGCCGAAGCGTTCATGCGTCGGGGCTTTACGGTCAATACCAACCACGTGGATGCGTTTGGTTCGTTAAGTTTCAACACGGTGAAAGCAGCCGCCGAAGAAGCCATGAGCGGCTTCGCGTCGGGCCGGTACGACGTTGTTGATATCGTTTACAACGAATTCAAAAATGCAGCCATGCAAATCGTTCGGACGGAGCAGATGCTGCCAATCGTAGCCACGCCCGTTGTTGGTACAACGGCCGCCATCAACTACTCGTTTGAACCAACCGAAGCCGAGATCATTACCGAACTGATTCCGAAAACGCTGAAAACGCAGCTTTATAAAGCTGTTCTCGACTCGAACGCGTCGGAACACGGCGCCCGGATGACGGCAATGGACAAGGCTACCGATAACGCCGGTGAACTATTGAAAGAACTGCGGTTGATTTACAACCGTACCCGCCAGGCAGCCATCACGACCGAGATTCTCGAAATCGTGGGTGGTGCCGAAGCATTAGCCAGTGCTTAG
- a CDS encoding sensor histidine kinase — translation MHELTKLNLDNEMDLILAHKRSMKLAELTGLSLASQTTFATAVSEVARLTLAAGGHGSLVLGVRSDDERGWQLVAYLKDRRRYRDSESEDALNYARRLVNDLTVSVTDRGTDIHLFCSLSDFKSVSTTRIDGWKRQFSREPPATPYDDIKRKNHQLQELAERLRLSEQQYRQMTNSLPLLIFSLTPDNQLLYVNQGFMAFTGKNIAELNQEGWLTIYHEDDRPLVRMNWADSVATGLPFRGEWRIRYRDTDDYMWHLVSATPLRDANQKLLHWNGFMADINAQKVIQQTMRDNEELRHTQHELENNRQQLAVNINELSRSNTELSQFAYVASHDLQEPLRKIQAFSTMLTEQYGPALDPPAQDIIRRMQAATGRMQELIRGLLAYSRLNTEKPSFRMVLLNALVNDVLGDLETAITDRQAAVEVATLPVIRGNAIQLRQLFQNLLSNALKFTPHDRVPQVQISASVFSHEQMKALYPESLGEYLSISVRDNGIGFEQKYADRIFNLFQRLHGRNEFAGTGIGLAVCKKVVDNHGGYLTAHSQPGMGTTFNIYLPVE, via the coding sequence ATGCATGAACTGACGAAGCTCAACCTGGACAACGAAATGGACCTGATACTGGCCCACAAGCGCAGCATGAAGCTGGCCGAACTCACGGGCTTGTCGCTGGCTTCACAAACGACCTTCGCCACGGCGGTGTCGGAAGTGGCCCGGCTTACGCTGGCGGCCGGCGGGCATGGGTCGCTGGTACTGGGGGTGAGGTCGGACGATGAGCGCGGCTGGCAGCTGGTAGCCTACCTGAAAGACCGGCGCCGTTACCGGGACAGCGAGTCGGAGGATGCCCTTAACTACGCCCGCCGTCTGGTCAACGACCTGACGGTATCCGTAACGGATCGGGGAACGGACATCCACCTGTTTTGCTCATTATCGGACTTTAAATCGGTCAGTACGACCCGTATCGATGGCTGGAAGCGGCAATTCAGCCGGGAGCCGCCCGCTACGCCCTACGACGACATAAAGCGTAAAAACCACCAGCTGCAGGAGTTAGCCGAGCGGCTTCGGCTCAGTGAGCAGCAATATCGGCAGATGACCAACTCACTACCTCTGCTGATCTTCTCGCTGACACCCGATAACCAGCTGCTATACGTAAACCAGGGCTTTATGGCGTTTACGGGCAAAAACATTGCTGAACTAAACCAGGAGGGCTGGCTGACTATTTACCACGAAGATGACCGCCCACTGGTGCGCATGAACTGGGCCGACAGTGTTGCTACAGGTTTACCCTTCCGGGGCGAGTGGCGGATTCGCTACCGTGATACGGATGACTATATGTGGCACCTGGTGTCGGCAACGCCCCTGCGCGACGCCAACCAGAAGTTGTTGCACTGGAACGGGTTCATGGCTGATATTAACGCGCAGAAAGTGATTCAGCAAACTATGCGCGACAATGAAGAACTGCGCCACACCCAGCACGAGCTGGAAAACAACCGCCAGCAACTGGCCGTCAACATCAACGAACTCAGCCGTAGCAACACTGAACTGTCCCAGTTTGCTTACGTAGCCAGTCACGATCTGCAGGAGCCGTTGCGCAAAATTCAGGCGTTCAGTACGATGCTTACCGAGCAGTACGGGCCCGCGCTGGACCCGCCCGCGCAGGATATCATCCGGCGGATGCAGGCTGCTACGGGCCGGATGCAGGAGTTGATTCGGGGCCTGCTGGCCTATTCGCGTCTGAACACGGAGAAGCCCTCTTTTCGGATGGTGCTGCTGAACGCCCTGGTCAACGATGTGCTGGGTGATCTGGAAACCGCTATCACCGACCGGCAGGCCGCTGTGGAGGTGGCAACGCTGCCTGTTATTCGGGGTAACGCCATTCAACTCCGGCAGCTATTTCAGAACCTGCTGAGCAACGCCCTCAAATTTACCCCGCACGACCGGGTTCCGCAGGTACAAATCAGCGCTTCTGTATTCTCCCACGAGCAAATGAAAGCGCTGTATCCTGAATCCCTGGGCGAGTACCTGAGCATCAGCGTGCGCGACAATGGTATTGGTTTCGAACAGAAATACGCCGACCGGATTTTTAACCTCTTCCAGCGGCTGCACGGGCGCAACGAATTCGCCGGAACGGGTATCGGGCTGGCCGTTTGCAAGAAGGTTGTCGACAATCACGGTGGGTATCTCACGGCCCACAGCCAGCCCGGCATGGGGACTACCTTCAATATTTACCTGCCGGTAGAGTAG